The Roseicyclus marinus genome has a segment encoding these proteins:
- a CDS encoding ABC transporter permease: MTPWSPMFLRIARRELRGGLKGFRIFLACLALGVAAIAAVGSVREAIEAGLTREGAVILGGNAEMSFTYRFADPDERAFMEGIASRVSETVDFRSMVVIDRDGTLERGLTQVRGVDSAYPLYGHVTLDPAIPLERALATTDRPGAVMDPVLIDRLALRIGDIFRLGTQEFELRAAMLTEPDGASGGFGLGPRTIVTLDGLSGSNLLAPGTLYETQYRLALPPGRDLQTAETEARARFEDSGMRWRDSRNGAPGMQEFIERIGAFLVLVGLAGLAVGGVGISSAVRAYLEGKIETIATLKTLGAESRTIFAAYFAQIGLLTLVGLALGLTLGALLPLALSPIIAAQLPVPIAFAIYPGPLAEAALYGALTALIFTLWPLARTEQVRAAALFRDASGPQRAWPRPIWTATILGLSVVLVGLATWLSGISRLAMGTAAGIIGSLLLLTLSALAIRALSRRLSRARALRGRTALRTALGAVGGPGSEATSVVLSLGLGLAVLAAVGQIDANLRAAIQRDLPTVAPSYFFVDIQPDQLQPFLDRVTNDPAVSRVDTAPMLRGVITRINGARARDVAGDHWVIQGDRGVTYTTTAPPPEEITQGQWWPDDYAGPPLAAFAAEEAAEIGLTIGDRLTINILGRDIEAEIAALRDVRFENAGIGFVLTLSQNALAGAPHTHIATVYAEEQAEAAILRDVAGDAPNITAIRVRDALDRVADALRSLAAATSYGAAATLLTGFIVLIGAAAAGERGRVFEAAVMKTLGASRAGILGSFALRSAILGAAAGIVAICAGALGGWAVMTFVMDSTYRFEPVSAVAIILGGALATLLSGLAFAWRPLATRPARVLRARD, encoded by the coding sequence ATGACCCCTTGGTCCCCGATGTTCCTGCGCATCGCGCGGCGGGAACTCCGCGGCGGGCTCAAGGGGTTTCGCATCTTTCTCGCCTGCCTTGCCCTTGGCGTTGCCGCCATCGCCGCCGTCGGTTCGGTGCGCGAGGCGATCGAGGCCGGACTGACCCGCGAGGGCGCGGTGATCCTGGGCGGCAATGCCGAGATGTCCTTTACCTACCGCTTCGCCGATCCTGACGAACGCGCCTTCATGGAGGGGATCGCCAGCCGCGTCTCGGAAACCGTGGATTTCCGCTCCATGGTCGTGATCGACCGCGACGGCACGCTCGAGCGTGGCCTGACACAGGTGCGCGGCGTCGACAGCGCCTATCCGCTTTATGGCCATGTCACGCTCGACCCGGCCATCCCGCTCGAACGGGCGCTGGCCACCACCGACCGCCCCGGCGCGGTGATGGACCCGGTCCTGATCGACCGGCTGGCGCTGCGGATCGGCGATATCTTCCGCCTCGGCACGCAGGAATTCGAGCTGCGCGCCGCGATGCTGACGGAACCTGACGGGGCCTCGGGCGGCTTCGGCCTTGGCCCCCGCACCATCGTGACGCTGGACGGGCTTTCGGGCTCAAACCTCCTCGCCCCCGGCACGCTTTATGAAACCCAGTATCGCCTTGCCCTGCCCCCCGGCCGCGACCTGCAAACCGCCGAGACCGAGGCCCGCGCCCGGTTCGAAGACAGCGGGATGCGCTGGCGCGACAGCCGCAACGGCGCACCGGGCATGCAGGAATTCATCGAACGGATCGGGGCCTTTCTGGTGCTCGTCGGTCTGGCGGGGCTGGCCGTGGGCGGCGTCGGCATCTCGTCCGCCGTACGCGCCTATCTGGAGGGCAAGATCGAAACCATCGCCACGCTCAAGACGCTCGGCGCGGAAAGCCGCACGATCTTTGCCGCCTATTTCGCCCAGATCGGTCTTTTGACGCTGGTGGGACTTGCGCTTGGCCTGACGCTTGGCGCGCTCTTGCCGCTTGCGCTCTCCCCGATCATCGCAGCGCAATTGCCCGTGCCCATCGCCTTTGCCATCTACCCCGGCCCCTTGGCCGAGGCGGCGCTTTACGGGGCGCTGACGGCGCTGATCTTCACCCTCTGGCCGCTCGCCCGCACCGAACAGGTGCGCGCCGCAGCCCTGTTCCGCGATGCCTCCGGCCCTCAGCGCGCCTGGCCCAGACCGATCTGGACGGCAACGATCCTTGGCCTGTCCGTGGTGCTTGTCGGCCTTGCCACCTGGCTATCGGGCATTTCCCGCCTTGCCATGGGGACGGCGGCGGGCATCATCGGCTCCCTCCTTCTGCTGACATTGTCGGCCCTTGCCATCCGGGCGCTGTCCCGGCGGCTGTCGCGAGCCCGCGCGCTTCGGGGCCGCACGGCGCTGCGGACGGCGCTTGGCGCGGTCGGCGGGCCGGGGTCCGAGGCGACAAGCGTCGTCCTCTCCCTTGGTCTTGGCCTTGCGGTTCTGGCGGCGGTCGGACAGATCGACGCGAACCTGCGCGCCGCGATCCAGCGTGACCTGCCGACCGTCGCCCCGTCCTATTTCTTCGTCGATATCCAGCCCGATCAGCTGCAACCCTTCCTCGACCGCGTCACCAATGACCCCGCCGTCAGCCGCGTCGACACCGCCCCGATGCTGCGCGGCGTCATCACCCGCATCAACGGTGCGCGCGCGCGCGACGTGGCAGGCGATCACTGGGTGATCCAGGGTGACCGGGGCGTGACCTATACCACCACCGCCCCCCCGCCCGAGGAAATCACCCAAGGCCAATGGTGGCCCGACGATTACGCCGGTCCGCCCCTTGCCGCCTTCGCCGCCGAGGAAGCGGCCGAAATCGGCCTGACCATCGGTGACAGGCTCACCATCAACATCCTTGGCCGCGACATCGAGGCCGAGATTGCCGCCCTGCGCGATGTGCGCTTCGAAAACGCCGGCATCGGCTTTGTCCTGACCCTGTCGCAAAACGCGCTGGCCGGTGCCCCCCATACCCATATCGCCACCGTCTATGCCGAGGAACAGGCAGAAGCCGCGATCTTGCGCGACGTGGCGGGCGATGCCCCCAACATCACCGCGATCCGGGTCCGCGACGCGCTTGACCGCGTGGCCGATGCGCTGCGCAGCCTTGCCGCCGCCACCTCCTATGGCGCGGCGGCGACGCTTCTGACAGGGTTCATCGTCCTGATCGGGGCCGCCGCTGCCGGGGAACGCGGCCGCGTCTTCGAGGCGGCAGTGATGAAGACGCTGGGGGCCAGCCGTGCGGGCATCCTTGGCAGTTTCGCGCTCCGCTCCGCGATCCTGGGTGCGGCGGCAGGGATCGTGGCGATCTGTGCCGGGGCCTTGGGCGGCTGGGCGGTCATGACCTTCGTGATGGACAGCACCTACCGCTTCGAACCC
- a CDS encoding ABC transporter ATP-binding protein, which produces MSDPVLSLSEARLSLDGNAGRVDILHGITLQVDKGETVALTGPSGSGKSSLLMLMGGLERATGGDLRALGRDLTAMTEDQLARFRRDHMGVVFQSFHLIPTMTALENVATPLELAGHADAFERAEAELAAVGLAARAHHYPGQMSGGEQQRVALARAAAPRPAILLADEPTGNLDGANGQAIMDMLFGLRDRHGATLVLVTHAPELARRCDREIRLRDGRLDTGTLREAAE; this is translated from the coding sequence ATGTCCGATCCCGTCCTGTCCCTGTCCGAGGCCCGCCTGTCGCTCGATGGCAATGCGGGGCGCGTCGACATCTTGCATGGCATCACCTTGCAGGTGGACAAAGGGGAAACCGTGGCGCTCACGGGGCCTTCGGGATCGGGCAAATCGTCTCTCCTCATGCTCATGGGCGGGCTTGAACGGGCCACCGGGGGCGATCTGCGCGCCCTTGGCCGCGACCTGACCGCGATGACCGAAGATCAGCTCGCCCGCTTCCGCAGGGACCATATGGGGGTGGTTTTCCAATCCTTCCACCTGATCCCCACCATGACAGCGCTGGAAAACGTGGCAACGCCGCTGGAACTGGCCGGCCATGCCGATGCGTTCGAGCGGGCCGAGGCGGAACTGGCCGCCGTTGGCCTTGCCGCCCGCGCGCATCATTACCCCGGCCAGATGTCGGGTGGCGAACAGCAGCGCGTGGCGCTGGCCCGCGCCGCCGCCCCGCGCCCCGCGATCCTTTTGGCCGATGAACCGACCGGCAATCTGGACGGCGCGAATGGTCAGGCGATCATGGACATGCTGTTCGGGCTGCGCGACCGGCATGGCGCGACGCTCGTCCTTGTGACCCATGCGCCCGAGCTTGCCCGCCGCTGCGACCGGGAAATCCGCCTGCGCGACGGGCGGCTCGACACGGGCACCCTGCGCGAGGCCGCGGAATGA